One region of Choristoneura fumiferana chromosome 3, NRCan_CFum_1, whole genome shotgun sequence genomic DNA includes:
- the LOC141426090 gene encoding LOW QUALITY PROTEIN: tyrosine-protein kinase transmembrane receptor Ror-like (The sequence of the model RefSeq protein was modified relative to this genomic sequence to represent the inferred CDS: inserted 1 base in 1 codon), translating into MANDTEELIVVIVPLTPKPIHNVLPPRRTWNASDDARYSPSPPTAQVFNSQVSDYFPEATAGSETTVSSGNVAHGTGAILVACAIGGALLLVIILALSVICYLRRRICIIAGKGQPRVRPGEPLLAERYITNPQYGVCGTGTAAAPAAAPASPNLLSSEVTNDQVPLLDSNALTFLEEIGEGCFGKVHKGLLRLEDDEQVVAIKVLKESAGRSAEEDFVREVSIMSAFRHPNILSLIGVVHREEINASPWMVFEYMEWGDLAGVLRGCRXGGRAGPALDEPALLHVALQVARGMQYLASRRFVHRDLAARNCLVGANLVVKIADFGMSRDVYTCDYYKMGGERPMPVRWMSPESIVYARFTHESDVWSYGVVLWEIYSRGKQPFYGHNNDGATKLILQGIVLVPPENCPRFACELMRGCWKSDPRDRIGFDEICRKLEIAAAANGTSAQIRLPRPPPPPQDSAGYLIPAPRPPVDYLAAIPDPEPESELSEEEEEEEEDDEYT; encoded by the exons GTATTTAATTCACAAGTTAGCGACTATTTCCCTGAAGCAACAGCGGGCAGTGAAACGACGGTGTCAAGTGGCAACGTGGCCCATGGTACAGGAGCCATCTTGGTCGCCTGTGCGATCGGCGGGGCTCTGCTGCTAGTCATTATCCTTGCACTATCCGTCATCTGTTATTTGAGAAGACGAATATGCATCATCGCTGGAAAAGGGCAACCG CGTGTGCGACCAGGAGAACCACTGCTTGCTGAACGGTATATAACGAACCCGCAGTACGGAGTCTGCGGGACGGGCACGGCGGCCGCGCCGGCAGCGGCGCCCGCATCTCCCAACCTTCTCAGCTCGGAGGTTACCAATGACCAGGTCCCGCTCTTGGACAGCAACGCGCTAACTTTTCTGGAAGAAATTGGGGAAGGATGTTTCGGGAAAGTTCACAAAG GGTTACTGAGACTGGAAGATGACGAGCAAGTCGTGGCCATAAAAGTTCTAAAAGAAAGCGCAGGCCGCAGTGCTGAAGAAGATTTCGTGAGAGAAGTCTCGATTATGTCCGCTTTTCGACATCCGAACATTTTGAGCCTCATCGGAGTTGTCCATAGAG AAGAGATCAACGCGAGTCCGTGGATGGTTTTCGAGTACATGGAGTGGGGTGATTTGGCGGGGGTGCTCCGCGGGTGCC GGGGCGGGCGCGCCGGGCCCGCGCTCGACGAGCCCGCGCTGCTGCACGTCGCGCTGCAAGTGGCGCGCGGCATGCAGTACCTCGCCTCGCGCCGCTTTGTGCACAGAGACCTTGCTGCCAGAAACTGTCTAGTCGGAGCCAATCTCGTCGTAAAAATCGCAGACTTCGGAATGTCGCGCGACGTATACACGTGCGACTACTACAAAATGGGAGGCGAACGACCCATGCCGGTGAGATGGATGTCCCCAGAAAGCATTGTTTATGCTCGGTTCACTCACGAGTCCGACGTTTGGTCCTACGGTGTCGTACTTTGGGAGATCTACAGCAGAGGCAAGCAACCGTTCTATGGACACAACAACGATGGGGCTACAAAGCTCATTCTTCAAGGCATTGTCCTGGTCCCACCGGAGAATTGTCCGCGTTTCGCGTGCGAATTGATGAGAGGGTGCTGGAAGTCGGACCCTCGGGATAGGATTGGGTTCGATGAGATATGCAGAAAGTTAGAGATAGCTGCCGCAGCGAACGGTACGAGCGCACAGATTAGGTTGCCGCGGCCGCCGCCTCCGCCGCAGGATTCGGCGGGTTACCTGATTCCCGCGCCTCGGCCTCCAGTTGACTATTTGGCGGCAATACCGGATCCCGAGCCCGAGTCTGAATTGAGTGAAGAGGAGGAGGAAGAGGAAGAAGACGACGAGTACACGTGA